In one window of Microplitis demolitor isolate Queensland-Clemson2020A chromosome 4, iyMicDemo2.1a, whole genome shotgun sequence DNA:
- the LOC103575864 gene encoding prion-like-(Q/N-rich) domain-bearing protein 25 yields the protein MGIHILLSVSCGILAFIALFANLILGDSERIIMKCGTDGNLCNPLDLKPCCNRNMQCKGNSKVGYFVCTEKEIQQEPISDLLGMSCNNDDDCNKIIHAKCSKDNKCACRENNIQLNKTTCAPQLGNFCWKNEKCATDNSVCINNECRCQNNYFSVSNLFCLRKILGSPCNDDLECERIKYSKCNKNKFCECTSNTVASTLTLCSPIIDGFCSTNNMCVPDYSICVENKCKCRLGLKPSLSKTNCEPIVFLGMICKDDTDCLSSTNHSKCSKAKFCECKSKYQPLSRNTCAPLLNMSCTHNELCATDHSICIDNTCQCKQHYVYRGLKCVPTILGGMCKTNTDCNEIAFSVCADNQRCVCSDKYVQTTKTTCSPILNGTCFTDIQCTVDNSICINNKCSCKPKFESISDKQCNPVELGLPCYDNFDCSQIYNSECSDDNKCVCRFNYVEINKKICAVLIDEYCSKNIPCAVNNSNCINNKCQCRNNFLQESNNQCLPSAINKNCHEDLDCKITRNAVCSKDKVCECRSNYVQVSYSRCAPLLDEFCEENDKCAVTNSICVSHQCTCDTNYLQQSNNQCQPTALGQSCTNNEDCRGIKYSICSKTNNCICQYDHIEKNKFTCAPLIGGYCNENNDCFSNNTICFLHKCICAYNYIAVSIFECSPIFLEKSCYSDNDCNEVYSFCSLGVCVCELNYVALSGSICSPLLFETCSLNDTCAIENAFCAKRKCECKREYGSHLNYQCVPSHLGGKCTEDIDCDLIKNSECSSDEKCICKENYIQVNKTVCASPNGYSCSTDEECGVPNSVCMNNECQCKSGYITVSNVTCRPVQAKKFCISDDDCKNITHSLCSQNRRCVCEENYVEINNTKCASLLFNDCLENEDCITDNSICSKNKCQCGPHYTPGRGNKCLPISLGMRCNDDSDCETINNSVCSDQKICICDKNNYAATNSTCLPMIGKVCKYDVNCLSEVMHCIDNKCQCKSPFIAVSSRQCVTKSSTFSCKANLDCGEPWHSECSKDQTCLCKINNIAINKSTCRPIIGGYCWKNQQCQPENSVCNNFQCKCKFNFIPVADNLCVPL from the exons ATGGGCATTCATATATTATTGTCTGTAAGTTGTGGTATATTAGCATTTATTGCGTTGTTCGCTAATCTAATATTAGGTGATAGCGAAAGAATAATTATGAAATGCGGTACTGACGGAAATTTA tgtaatcCTCTCGATTTAAAACCATGCTGTAATCGGAATATGCAATGCAAAGGAAATTCAAAAGTTGGTTATTTCGTATGCACTGAAAAag AAATTCAACAAGAACCGATATCAGACCTATTGGGTATGTCATGTAATAATGACGACGATTGTAATAAGATAATCCACGCCAAATGTTCTAAAGATAACAAATGTGCTTGCCGGGAAAACAATATTCAGCTAAATAAAACCACATGCGCACCGCAGTTAGGAAATTTTTGTTGGAAAAACGAAAAGTGTGCAACAGATAATTCCGTTTGCATTAATAATGAATGTCGATgccaaaataattacttttcggTATCTAATCTTTTTTGCTTACGAA aaatattGGGATCACCATGTAATGATGATCTAGAGTGTGAgcgaattaaatattcaaaatgtaataaaaataaattttgtgagTGTACATCCAATACAGTTGCATCGACTCTGACATTATGTTCACCAATTATTGATGGTTTTTGTTCAACAAATAATATGTGTGTCCCAGATTACTCTATTtgtgttgaaaataaatgtaaatgcaGACTTGGTTTAAAACCATCATTATCTAAAACTAATTGTGAACCAA TAGTTTTTTTGGGTATGATTTGCAAAGACGATACAGATTGCCTTAGTTCGACCAATCATTCAAAGTGTTCTAAAGCAAAATTCTGTGAATGTAAATCAAAATATCAACCACTAAGCAGAAACACATGTGCGCCCTTATTAAACATGTCTTGCACTCACAATGAACTTTGTGCCACAGATCATTCAATATGTATTGATAATACATGTCAATGCAAGCAACACTATGTATATCGAGGCTTGAAATGTGTACCAA cTATTCTAGGAGGAATGTGTAAAACAAATACAGATTGCAATGAAATAGCTTTTTCAGTATGTGCGGATAATCAACGATGTGTTTGTAGTGATAAATATGTCCAAACAACTAAAACAACTTGTTCACCTATTCTAAACGGAACTTGTTTTACTGACATACAATGTACTGTTGATAATtctatttgtataaataataaatgcagtTGCAAACCTAAATTTGAATCTATCTCTGACAAACAATGTAATCCTG tGGAGTTAGGATTACCGTGTTACGATAATTTTGATTGTTCTCAGATATACAATTCTGAATGTTCTGACGACAATAAATGCGTCTGTAGATTTAATtatgttgaaataaataaaaaaatatgtgcgGTATTGATAGATGAGTACTGTTCAAAAAACATACCATGTGCGGTCAATAATTCAAACtgtattaacaataaatgtcAATGCAGAAACAACTTCCTACAAGAGTCTAATAATCAATGTTTACCAa GTGCTATCAATAAAAACTGCCATGAAGATCTAGATTGTAAAATTACTCGAAATGCGGTGTGTTCTAAAGACAAAGTATGTGAGTGTAGATCAAACTATGTTCAAGTTAGTTACTCAAGATGTGCACCATTGTTGGATGAATTTTGTGAGGAAAATGATAAATGTGCTGTAACTAACTCTATTTGTGTTAGTCATCAATGCACATGTgatactaattatttacagcAATCTAATAATCAATGTCAACCAA CTGCCTTAGGACAATCTTGTACAAATAATGAGGATTGTCGTGGTATTAAGTATTCGATATGCTCGAAAACCAATAACTGTATTTGTCAGTATGATcacattgagaaaaataaatttacgtgCGCACCACTCATAGGGGGATactgtaatgaaaataatgactgtttttctaataatacaatttgttttttacataaatgtaTCTGCGCTTATAACTATATAGCTGTATCTATATTTGAATGCTCACCCA TATTtctagaaaaaagttgttatAGCGATAACGATTGTAATGAAGTATACTCCTTTTGCTCATTaggtgtatgtgtgtgtgaattAAATTACGTTGCATTATCTGGATCAATTTGTTCACCACTTTTATTTGAAACGTGTTCCTTAAATGATACATGTGCTATTGAAAATGCGTTTTGCGCGAAAAGGAAATGTGAATGCAAACGAGAATATGGATCACATTTAAACTATCAATGTGTACCAA gcCATTTAGGAGGAAAATGTACTGAAGATATAGATTGtgatcttataaaaaattcagaatgTTCAAGTgatgaaaaatgtatttgtaaAGAGAATTACATTCAAGTCAATAAAACAGTGTGCGCATCACCTAACGGCTATTCTTGTTCAACTGATGAAGAATGTGGGGTACCGAATTCAGTTTGTATGAATAATGAATGTCAATGCAAGTCTGGTTATATTACTGTATCTAATGTTACATGTAGACCAG tacaagcaaaaaaattttgtatttcgGACGATGATTGCAAAAATATAACTCATTCACTGTGTTCACAAAATCGGCGGTGTGTTTGTGAAGAAAATTAcgttgaaattaataataccaAATGTGcatcacttttatttaatgattgtTTAGAAAATGAAGATTGTATTACTGATAATTCTATTTGTTCAAAGAATAAATGTCAATGCGGCCCTCATTATACACCTGGGCGTGGGAATAAATGTCTGCCAa tATCGTTGGGAATGCGATGTAATGATGATTCAGACTGTgagacaataaataattcagttTGTTCTGaccaaaaaatatgcatatgtgataaaaataattatgctgCAACCAACTCAACATGCTTACCAATGATTGGAAAGGTTTGTAAATACGACGTTAACTGTTTGTCAGAAGTTATGCACtgcattgataataaatgtcaatgtaAATCTCCTTTCATAGCCGTTTCCAGTAGACAGTGTGTCACAA aatctTCAACATTCTCTTGTAAGGCAAATTTGGATTGTGGTGAGCCATGGCACTCTGAATGTTCGAAAGATCAGACATGtctatgtaaaataaataatattgcaataaataaatcaacctGTCGACCAATAATTGGTGGATATTGTTGGAAGAATCAGCAATGTCAGCCTGAAAATTctgtttgtaataattttcaatgtaAATGCAAGTTCAACTTCATACCGGTTGCCGATAATCTATGTGTGCcat TGTAA